A window of the Deltaproteobacteria bacterium genome harbors these coding sequences:
- a CDS encoding cob(I)yrinic acid a,c-diamide adenosyltransferase: MRITRVYTRRGDRGETDLVGGRRVAKDSPRIEAYGTVDELNAAVGVARAVNAGEHGRSRAGRELDAILRQLQNELFDLGGELATPAAEFRPGMFRVGAAEVKALETLLDRCQKDLRPLRSFVLPGGGRVSAFLHVARTVCRRAERDVLRLMGHEDIGEWPLAYLNRLSDLLFVLSRWIGHHLGEREFLWERPLQHEAELRARRKR, translated from the coding sequence ATCCGCATCACCCGCGTCTACACGCGCCGCGGCGACCGGGGCGAGACCGACCTGGTGGGCGGCCGGCGCGTGGCCAAGGACAGCCCGCGCATCGAGGCCTACGGGACGGTCGACGAGCTGAACGCCGCCGTGGGCGTGGCGCGCGCCGTGAACGCCGGGGAGCACGGACGCTCGCGCGCGGGTCGCGAGCTGGACGCAATCCTGCGCCAGCTGCAGAACGAGCTCTTCGACCTGGGCGGGGAGCTCGCCACGCCGGCCGCCGAGTTCCGCCCCGGCATGTTCCGCGTGGGCGCGGCCGAGGTGAAAGCGCTCGAGACGCTCCTGGACCGCTGCCAGAAGGACCTGAGGCCGCTCAGGTCCTTCGTGCTCCCGGGTGGCGGGCGGGTGAGCGCGTTCCTCCACGTGGCGCGCACCGTGTGCCGGCGTGCGGAGCGCGACGTGCTCCGCCTCATGGGCCACGAGGACATCGGCGAGTGGCCCCTGGCGTACTTGAACCGCCTCTCCGACCTGCTCTTCGTGCTCTCGCGCTGGATCGGACATCACCTGGGCGAGCGCGAGTTCCTCTGGGAGCGACCGCTCCAGCACGAGGCGGAGCTCCGGGCGCGGCGAAAACGCTGA
- a CDS encoding aldo/keto reductase, translating into MPSATGAATAAYRAARAELPAAHFRPLDGVTVSSIGLGTYLGEEDDQADRGYGQAIVDAANLGCNLLDTAINYRAQRSERVIGQALVALEREGGFAREQFVVCTKGGYIPFDGVPVDPAQYVRDTYVRPGILEPEDVVGGGHAMSPRYLEDQLGRSLRNLGLAAVDVYYVHNPETQLGSVPRKAFLARIRAAFEMLERQVAAGRVGRYGVATWNGFRTRPDAREHLSLAEMVREAETVAGHGHHFKVIQLPYNLAMHEAYAAATQVVEGERLTPLEAAARFGIAVMASASILQGQLSHRLPQAMADAFPGLDTWAQRALQFVRSTPGITAALVGMGRRQHVAENLAVARAEPREAGVVSLFRQA; encoded by the coding sequence ATGCCGAGCGCCACCGGGGCCGCGACGGCGGCCTATCGCGCGGCGCGCGCCGAGCTGCCGGCGGCGCACTTCCGCCCCCTCGACGGCGTCACCGTGTCCTCGATCGGCCTCGGGACCTACCTCGGCGAGGAGGACGACCAGGCCGACCGCGGCTACGGGCAGGCGATCGTCGACGCCGCCAACCTGGGCTGCAACCTGCTCGACACCGCCATCAACTACCGCGCGCAGCGGAGCGAGCGCGTCATCGGCCAGGCCCTGGTCGCCCTCGAGCGCGAAGGCGGCTTCGCGCGCGAGCAGTTCGTGGTGTGCACCAAGGGCGGTTACATCCCCTTCGACGGCGTGCCGGTCGATCCTGCCCAGTACGTGCGCGACACCTACGTGCGTCCCGGCATCCTCGAGCCCGAGGACGTGGTGGGCGGGGGGCACGCGATGTCGCCGCGCTACCTCGAGGACCAGCTCGGGCGAAGCCTCCGCAACCTGGGCCTCGCCGCGGTCGACGTCTACTACGTGCACAACCCCGAGACGCAGCTCGGCAGCGTTCCCCGCAAGGCGTTCCTGGCCCGCATCCGCGCCGCGTTCGAGATGCTCGAGCGCCAGGTCGCGGCCGGCCGTGTCGGACGCTACGGCGTCGCCACCTGGAACGGCTTCCGCACCCGGCCCGACGCGCGCGAGCACCTCTCGCTCGCCGAGATGGTGCGCGAGGCGGAGACGGTCGCGGGCCACGGGCACCACTTCAAGGTGATCCAGCTCCCCTACAACCTCGCCATGCACGAGGCGTACGCGGCCGCCACGCAGGTCGTCGAGGGCGAGCGCCTGACGCCGCTCGAGGCGGCGGCGCGCTTCGGCATCGCGGTGATGGCGAGCGCCTCGATCCTCCAGGGGCAGCTCTCGCACCGCTTGCCGCAGGCCATGGCCGACGCGTTCCCCGGGCTCGACACCTGGGCGCAGCGCGCCCTCCAGTTCGTGCGCTCGACGCCGGGCATCACCGCCGCGCTGGTCGGCATGGGCCGGCGCCAGCACGTGGCGGAGAACCTCGCCGTCGCGCGCGCCGAGCCACGCGAGGCGGGCGTCGTCTCGCTCTTCCGGCAGGCCTGA
- a CDS encoding response regulator has protein sequence MAAVSRLPSIYFEKLLESSPDIVVAVDRQGTITFYNDGARQTLGYTPDEVLGQHVTRLYPDLAEARKVMAAMRQGKNCETTFVTKNGVSIPVLIAGSIIRDAEGHELGSIGFAKDLREIRRHDQLATLGEVAIGLAHEINNPLEVIVNNLNLLEAHMARVTSDEDFVVEGERLDSIHAALKRIQRIVTQLTEMAHGSEYATREYLPGAQMTDLRAAGAGTDGGRAAALAPHDPALTGIRILVVDDDLGVCQSLRDLLTQEGCEVLVATGGREGLARLESAVVDLVLSDVVMPDLDGYQVFQEVSRRWPGLPVVLMTAFHFDKDHIIKRSRLAGLEDVIYKKPIDPPRLREIIKRHARRAQAVAG, from the coding sequence ATGGCCGCCGTCTCTCGCCTTCCCTCCATCTACTTCGAGAAGCTGCTCGAGAGCTCCCCGGACATCGTGGTCGCCGTCGATCGCCAGGGTACCATCACCTTCTACAACGACGGCGCGCGGCAGACCCTCGGCTACACGCCGGACGAGGTCCTCGGCCAGCACGTGACGCGCCTCTATCCCGACCTCGCCGAGGCCCGCAAGGTGATGGCGGCGATGCGGCAGGGCAAGAACTGCGAGACGACCTTCGTGACGAAGAACGGCGTCAGCATCCCGGTCCTGATCGCCGGCTCGATCATCCGCGACGCCGAAGGCCACGAGCTCGGCTCGATCGGCTTCGCCAAGGACCTGCGCGAGATCCGCCGTCACGACCAGCTCGCGACCCTGGGCGAGGTGGCGATCGGGCTCGCGCACGAGATCAACAACCCGCTCGAGGTGATCGTCAACAACCTGAACCTCCTCGAGGCGCACATGGCGCGCGTCACCTCGGACGAGGACTTCGTGGTCGAGGGCGAGCGACTCGACTCGATCCATGCGGCGCTCAAGCGCATTCAGCGCATCGTGACCCAGCTGACCGAGATGGCGCACGGCTCCGAGTACGCCACGCGCGAGTACCTCCCCGGCGCGCAGATGACCGACCTGCGCGCCGCGGGTGCGGGCACCGACGGCGGGCGCGCGGCCGCGCTCGCGCCGCACGACCCGGCGCTCACGGGCATCCGCATCCTGGTCGTCGACGACGACCTCGGCGTGTGCCAGTCGCTGCGCGATCTCCTCACCCAGGAGGGCTGCGAGGTGCTTGTCGCGACCGGCGGGCGCGAGGGGCTCGCGCGCCTCGAGTCGGCGGTCGTCGACCTCGTGCTGAGCGACGTGGTCATGCCCGACCTGGACGGCTACCAGGTCTTCCAGGAGGTCTCGCGCCGCTGGCCCGGCCTCCCGGTCGTGCTCATGACGGCGTTCCACTTCGACAAGGACCACATCATCAAGCGCAGTCGCCTGGCCGGCCTCGAGGACGTCATCTACAAGAAGCCGATCGACCCCCCGCGCCTGCGCGAGATCATCAAGCGCCACGCCCGGCGCGCGCAGGCGGTCGCGGGGTGA
- the fsa gene encoding fructose-6-phosphate aldolase — translation MKLFIDTADVAEIREAASWGVLDGVTTNPSLVAKTGRDFETVLHEICALVDGPVSAEVVSTEAPGMVEEGARLARIHRNIVVKCPMIPEGLKATRALTDRGIRVNVTLVFQAAQALLAAKAGAAFISPFVGRLDDVGHDGMDLVAQILEMLDHYTYPAEVLVASVRSPLHVIRAAQMGAHIATCPFAVLQQLVKHPLSDVGLERFLADWKKAKSR, via the coding sequence ATGAAGCTCTTCATCGACACGGCGGACGTGGCGGAGATTCGCGAGGCGGCGAGCTGGGGCGTCCTGGACGGCGTCACCACCAACCCGTCCCTGGTCGCGAAGACGGGCCGCGACTTCGAGACCGTGCTGCACGAGATCTGCGCCCTCGTCGACGGCCCGGTGAGCGCCGAGGTGGTGAGCACGGAGGCACCAGGCATGGTCGAGGAGGGCGCACGGCTCGCGCGCATCCACCGGAACATCGTGGTCAAGTGCCCGATGATCCCCGAGGGGCTCAAGGCGACGCGCGCCCTCACCGACCGCGGCATCCGCGTGAACGTGACGCTGGTCTTCCAGGCCGCGCAGGCCCTCCTCGCCGCCAAGGCGGGCGCCGCCTTCATCTCCCCCTTCGTCGGGCGGCTCGACGACGTCGGTCACGACGGCATGGACCTCGTCGCGCAGATCCTGGAGATGCTCGACCACTACACGTACCCGGCCGAGGTGCTGGTCGCGAGCGTGCGCAGCCCGCTCCACGTCATCCGCGCGGCGCAGATGGGCGCGCACATCGCCACCTGCCCGTTCGCGGTCCTCCAGCAGCTCGTGAAGCACCCGCTGAGCGACGTCGGGCTCGAGCGCTTCCTGGCCGACTGGAAGAAGGCGAAGAGCCGGTAG